In Plasmodium gaboni strain SY75 chromosome 8, whole genome shotgun sequence, one DNA window encodes the following:
- a CDS encoding putative GTP-binding protein yields MHKKIRLICKLALYAKRKSHVLYLSRRNITFATFKNELNDICDSILKQNVIHSNLLQIKKKRLYLSFPYHSHREKKNDILINDSAYEDNECIYVKGEKSIYINLKETINRKTKKLEGINENYSVDNYMDINKDHINCNNNAQNSENYIKEEKKNGSFEDICHNIITNNTQINVDQIDSITHNNKDNYFFKEMVEGNSENDTINSNESKITFECNKIKEKKNEALMKFLTEENDNIMIRNEKRFCDFLWVTTKSGKGGNPNYKKQRSKKLKGEGYGGHGGNVILKSKKSIYDLIKIEQKVKANNGEDFKENSRGKDGKDKIIFVPVGTIVRKRISCKLKNENNRRIYKSIFWYQFLNENEELLVARGGKGGISYSHFKKHDYRLPEKSETTLLELELRLLNDVAFIGIENSGKTSLCSSLSKYLGNINSNIFTTTIPHISNINYVDGVEITLLDTPYLFFNAHKDKNKGKRILRHLYRSKLIVYVIDVSNDKLKNVDDLQIQDYYTRNEANQKGYNENINITNSFYDIKNSNINTINSDVPNNLNNLNNKNNENSDILNINKNEKNDISITNIQNNNEENLKDYYNDTIKQIKMLRNELFLYNPEYLNKKELVVATKCDMLHKNSLFNLDSLYYRLKNIFPHIEVIGTSAKFGLGIKLLSRKIREIIYPQHILQNKKLYSKHIEDYIIPTYTHFKQGRIKLQNYELPEYLKHIYDHNYMENFDYFLKKKKKEKKVDTKQSEELHINDNYKENCHYLIEDGKK; encoded by the coding sequence ATGCATAAAAAGATAAGGCTCATATGCAAACTAGCATTATATGCTAAAAGAAAGTCCCATGTACTTTATTTGTCAAGAAGAAATATCACATTTGCtacttttaaaaatgagTTAAATGACATATGTGATAGCattttaaaacaaaatgtTATTCATAGTAACCTTCTTcaaataaagaagaaaaggTTATATTTATCCTTCCCTTATCATTCACatagagaaaaaaaaaatgacaTACTTATAAACGATAGTGCTTATGAAGATAACGAGTGTATTTATGTTAAGGGGgaaaaaagtatatatattaactTGAAAGAGACCATAAATAggaaaacaaaaaaattagaaggtataaatgaaaattatagCGTTGATAACTATATGGATATTAATAAGGATCATATtaattgtaataataatgcGCAAAATTCtgaaaattatatcaaagaagaaaagaaaaatggTTCTTTTGAAGATATTTgtcataatataataacaaataatacACAAATAAATGTCGATCAAATTGATAGTATTacacataataataaagataattatttttttaaagaaatgGTTGAAGGGAATAGCGAAAATGACACAATAAATAGTAACGAATCAAAGATAACCTTTGAGTGTAACAagataaaagaaaaaaaaaatgaagcactaatgaaatttttaacagaagaaaatgataatattatgatacGAAATGAAAAACGTTTTTGTGATTTTTTATGGGTAACTACAAAATCTGGAAAAGGAGGCAATCcaaattataaaaaacaaagaaGCAAAAAACTTAAAGGGGAAGGATATGGAGGACATGGTGGaaatgttatattaaaaagtaaaaaaagtatatatgACTTAATTAAAATAGAACAAAAAGTTAAAGCAAATAATGGTGAAgattttaaagaaaatagTAGAGGAAAAGATGGGAAAgacaaaattatttttgttcCTGTAGGTACTATTGTAAGAAAAAGAATTTCGTGCAAActaaaaaatgaaaataatagaagaatatataaaagtatattCTGGTAtcaatttttaaatgaaaatgaagaattaTTAGTTGCCAGAGGTGGCAAAGGAGGTATTTCTTATTCtcattttaaaaaacatGATTATAGGTTACCAGAAAAAAGTGAAACCACATTATTAGAATTAGAATTAAGATTATTAAATGATGTAGCATTCATTGGTATAGAAAATAGTGGAAAAACATCCTTATGTAGTAGTTTAAGTAAATATTTaggaaatataaatagtaatatatttactaCTACAATTCCACatatatcaaatattaattatgTAGATGGAGTTGAAATAACCTTATTAGATACTCcctatttattttttaatgcACATAAAGATAAAAACAAAGGCAAACGAATATTACGACATTTATACAGAAGCAAATTGATAGTATATGTTATTGATGTTTCaaatgataaattaaaaaatgtgGACGATTTACAAATACAAGATTATTACACAAGAAATGAAGCAAATCAAAAAGgatataatgaaaatataaatattactaatagcttttatgatataaaaaattctAACATTAATACTATAAACAGTGATGTTCCTAATAATTTGAATAACcttaataataaaaataatgagaattcagatattttaaatattaataaaaatgaaaaaaacGATATATCTATAActaatatacaaaataataatgaagaaaatttaaaggattattataatgataccattaaacaaattaaaatgtTACGTAATGAATTATTCTTATACAATCCagaatatttaaataaaaaagaattagTTGTAGCTACTAAATGTGATATGCTACATAAAAATTCTTTATTCAACTTAGattctttatattatcgtttaaaaaatatattccCACATATTGAAGTTATTGGAACGTCTGCAAAATTTGGATTAGGTATAAAATTACTTAGTAGAAAAATTAGAGAAATTATTTATCCTCAAcatatattacaaaataaaaaattatattcaaAACATATCGAAGATTATATTATTCCTACCTATACTCACTTTAAACAGGGAAGAATCAAATTACAAAATTATGAGTTGCCAGAATATCTCAAGCATATATATGACCACAATTATATGGAAAATTTTGATTATTTCttgaaaaagaagaaaaaagaaaaaaaggTTGATACAAAACAGTCTGAGgaattacatataaatgataattataagGAAAACTGTCATTATTTGATTGAAGATgggaaaaaataa
- a CDS encoding nucleoside transporter 2, which yields MSSSNINEHYKINGIIENKIINEDDESLLNMKKEEVSLNGKYEEEPKMDLTENKIDIEDKNTNMNEFTNIFSNITLCLMGMSSVLMYNCVLNTTPHIHELLNKNIVVSSTFFLYFSILVIVSLLSSLFIEVKTRTYDVCFILSFILQMIYPFTIKYFYDKTVFFYVLVGLIGATCSMMKTMIFSISSIVVNNSKVICLSYGLTGVYSLFITSTFFYFVIKINKDVQKLMLSLFITSAINCVFILVSFVCYTILKRTNNFKEKFKIYIEERKNNKNSSDDSYKYYESVTEKKTPNISYPVNINSIIYETKTDNTESKYSLTKNDSNSVDIKSSSNNTNNMTNNEIEDNKILQEFNSKNKKYNDLLLNDTETLSLTDSKKEEKKNDQNQNDQNQNDKNNKNKFFLFNINKKNIINQAKIKAFLYKKSFIFLFCTFYNIFLKILIFPVVCPEMWTNNVDERYILIGIVQFADCISRIFPSFAGTFPIFKIFLLTQKKVLIYSLLRTILSVIGLIIPLTQDTFINNFLFKCALIFLNIYLNGWFVIMSFINVPEILKPINSMSNVAIVSSFGSTLLRVGLLTGYGCSTLYKHFISKM from the coding sequence atgAGCAGTTCTAATATCAACGAGCATTACAAAATCAACGGaattatagaaaataaaattattaatgAAGATGATGAAAGTTTATTGAACATGAAGAAAGAAGAAGTAAGTTTAAATGGGAAATATGAAGAAGAGCCAAAGATGGATTTAACTGAAAACAAAATTGATATTGAAGATAAGAATACTAATATGAATGAGtttacaaatattttttcaaatataaCATTATGTTTAATGGGAATGTCTTCAGTATTAATGTATAATTGTGTTTTGAATACAACTCCTCATATAcatgaattattaaataagaatattGTAGTATCTTCAacattttttctatatttttctattttaGTTATTGTATCATTGTTAAGTTCCTTATTTATAGAAGTAAAGACTAGAACATATGATGTgtgttttatattatcattcatattacAAATGATATATCCATTTactataaaatatttttatgataaaacagtttttttttatgtacTAGTAGGATTAATTGGTGCAACATGTTCTATGATGAAAACGATGATATTTTCAATATCTTCTATTGTTGTAAATAATTCAAAAGTTATTTGTTTATCATATGGTTTAACTGGAGTATATTCGTTATTTATAACAtcaacatttttttattttgttattaaGATAAATAAAGATGTTCAAAAGTTAATgttatcattatttataacatCAGCTATTAATtgtgtatttatattagtATCTTTTGTATGTTACACTATATTAAAGAGAACGaataattttaaagaaaaatttaagatttatatagaagagagaaaaaataataaaaattcaaGTGATGattcttataaatattatgaaagtgtaacagaaaaaaaaacaccaaatatttcatatccagtaaatattaatagtatCATATATGAAACCAAAACAGATAACACTGAATCCAAATATTCATTAACAAAAAATGATTCCAATTCGGTGGATATAAAGAGTAGTAGTAATAATACTAATAATATGACTAATAATGAAAtagaagataataaaatattacaagaatttaattcaaaaaataaaaaatataatgacTTACTTCTTAATGACACGGAAACATTATCACTTACTGATAgtaaaaaagaagaaaagaaaaatgatcaaaatcaaaatgatcaaaatcaaaatgataaaaataataaaaataaattctttttatttaatataaataaaaaaaatataataaatcaagcaaaaattaaagcattcttatataaaaaatctttcatatttttattttgtaccttttataatatattcctcaaaatattaatatttccAGTTGTTTGTCCAGAAATGTGGACTAATAATGTAGATgaaagatatatattaattgGTATTGTACAATTCGCTGATTGTATAAGTCGTATTTTCCCATCCTTTGCAGGAACATTTCcaatatttaaaattttcctcttgacacaaaaaaaagttttaatttattcattattaaGAACTATATTATCTGTAATAGGTTTAATCATACCATTAACACAAGAtacttttattaataatttcctttttaaatgtgcactcatttttttaaatatatatttaaatggTTGGTTTGTTATCATGtcttttataaatgtaCCAGAAATTCTCAAACCTATTAATTCAATGAGTAATGTTGCAATAGTTAGTAGTTTTGGTTCTACATTACTTCGAGTTGGCTTGTTAACAGGCTATGGCTGTTCGACCctatataaacattttatatcaaaaatgtga